The following proteins are co-located in the Plasmodium vinckei vinckei genome assembly, chromosome: PVVCY_11 genome:
- a CDS encoding dynein light chain, putative, translating into MEHTEKKKYSSLFEIKGICMNSENCEKISKISLKAIKENKFEKDIASQIKMKCDNDELLNKDNLNDENYLNIKENLKNENIGSWQCIVGKNFAFSINYQIDCMIYFQHKSTKLTILIYKSI; encoded by the coding sequence atggagcatacggagaaaaaaaaatattcttcCCTTTTCGAAATAAAAGGTATTTGTATGAATAGTGAAAattgtgaaaaaatatccaaaataagtttaaaggcaattaaagaaaataaatttgagAAAGACATAGCAAGCcagataaaaatgaagtGTGATAATGATGAGCTACTAAATAAAgacaatttaaatgatgaaaattatttaaatataaaagaaaatttgaaaaatgaaaacattGGATCATGGCAATGTATTGTTGGGAAAAATTTTGCATTCTCCATAAACTACCAAATTGATTGtatgatttattttcaacaCAAATCAACCAAATTAAcaattttgatatataaatcaatataa
- a CDS encoding DNA helicase, putative → METFNFGKYKGKTFEEVFEKHKSYVTWVKNLDNPTGSLIEFKNYVLRREEQGGDGGDTYTEYSEYSNKYGDTNNYGNDNYYGYGNKYKTDKSQNGSFNYKQNGYDNKNSVNKMNSSEHKIYEQNIMNQIANRYNNKEEEKPELDIIVAFEIFNNDSFKIVQKDNNNKKYSNFKNFVPKELFKILSEFNPTLKKINNYSCVTFESDKYEYVLNNLAEKCTILGGIHSIPNFLLKCFQNYSKFSQPQKISEVTANILTNTMCSYTKEHYDNLNFLLGEKLAEELKNFQKEGIHFGLKKNGRVLIGDEMGLGKTLQALALMAFYNKDWPFIVVCPSSIRFQWKDQALRWLPHLIEEKDICVIKSGKMDIPRNTKMIIISYELITKNDKYQNKYKCIVCDESHYLKNSFSKRTKAIVPIIKSAKRCVLLSGTPALNKPSELYEQVSSIIPNLFNYNEFCDRYCYKDKNIYTRKIEYVGCKHTEELHLFLTNTIMIRRLKKDVLKELPDKLRSKIPIEIPQNELSEILLYSKKLESKKNININDLDNISLSRFNDFNSNHDNNIDEENITISQLFKMTGYAKVKAIKEYITYLIDADIKFLLFCHHKLVMDEIDEFLKEKKLGFIRVDGLTPIDKREIYIKNFQSDEKIRIAILSITACGIGLNLTAANTVVFGELYWVPGQMIQAEDRAHRIGTTHDTINIHYLVAQNTIDEVVWKIINRKWNTLTTALNGAEDSLNVKEVSKFDKFMLDLTNDTNKSYPTSLVNTPKIKRRSSEYKTLINNASTKKYPDIRDFFKKDKKNTSVERQKSMDMLSEKSVDLWQDEKENDCSSYDSPNKYLEKSGTTLFEKKRANYSPPKNYDSDNSTSNILTKKYKTEII, encoded by the coding sequence atggagaCATTTAATTTCGGGAAATATAAAGGAAAGACATTTGAAGAAGTTTTTGAAAAACATAAGTCCTATGTAACATGGGTTAAAAATCTTGACAATCCTACAGGATCTTTAATTgagtttaaaaattatgttttacGAAGAGAAGAACAAGGTGGAGATGGTGGAGATACATATACGGAATACTCCGAatatagtaataaatatgggGACACCAACAATTATGGAAACGATAATTATTATGGGtatggaaataaatataagacTGATAAAAGCCAAAATGGAAGTTTCAACTACAAACAAAATGgatatgataataaaaatagtgtaaacaaaatgaatagTTCAGAACACAAAATTTATGagcaaaatataatgaatcaAATAGCCAatagatataataataaggaGGAGGAAAAACCTGAATTAGATATAATTGTGGCGTTTGAAATATTCAATAATGATAGTTTTAAAATAGTACAAAAAgacaataataacaaaaaatattctaattttaaaaattttgtacCAAAAgaactttttaaaatactATCTGAATTTAATCcaacattaaaaaagataaataattattcttGTGTAACTTTTGAATCAGATAAATATGAGTATgtgttaaataatttagcaGAGAAATGTACAATATTAGGAGGTATACATAGTATaccaaattttttattaaaatgttttcaaaattattcaaaattttcaCAACCCCAAAAAATATCTGAAGTAActgcaaatatattaacgAATACAATGTGCTCATATACTAAAGAGCattatgataatttaaatttcttGTTAGGTGAAAAATTAGctgaagaattaaaaaacttTCAAAAAGAAGGAATACATTTTggtctaaaaaaaaatggaagaGTATTAATAGGTGATGAGATGGGTTTAGGAAAAACACTACAAGCATTAGCTTTAATGGCATTTTATAACAAAGATTGGCCTTTCATAGTAGTATGTCCATCATCCATTCGATTTCAATGGAAAGATCAGGCTTTAAGATGGCTACCTCATTTAATTGAGGAAAAAGATATATGTGTTATTAAAAGTGGTAAAATGGACATACCTCGTAATACtaaaatgattataatttcttatgaattaattacaaaaaatgataagtatcaaaataaatataaatgtattgTTTGTGATGAAtcacattatttaaaaaattctttttcaaaaagAACTAAAGCAATTGTAcctataataaaaagtgcAAAAAGATGTGTATTATTATCGGGTACACCTGCATTAAATAAACCATCAGAATTATATGAACAAGTTTCAAGTATAATAcctaatttatttaattataatgaatTTTGTGATAGATATTGttataaagataaaaatatatacactaGAAAAATAGAATATGTTGGTTGCAAACACACAGAAGAGTTACacttatttttaacaaaCACTATTATGATAAGAAGATTAAAAAAGGATGTGTTAAAGGAATTACCAGACAAATTACGATCAAAAATTCCTATTGAAATACCTCAAAATGAATTGAgtgaaattttattatactctaaaaaattagaaagcaaaaaaaatataaatattaatgatcTTGATAATATTAGCTTATCTAGGTTTAATGATTTTAATTCAAATCacgataataatattgatgaagaaaatataacaatttctcaattatttaaaatgacTGGTTATGCAAAAGTTAAAGCTATAAAggaatatattacatatttgaTTGATGCagatattaaatttttattgttttgcCATCATAAATTAGTCATGGATGAAATCgatgaatttttaaaagaaaaaaaattgggaTTTATAAGAGTCGACGGTTTAACTCCAATAGATAAaagagaaatatatattaaaaattttcaaagtgatgaaaaaattagaatTGCTATATTATCTATAACTGCGTGTGGTATTGGTTTAAATTTAACAGCAGCTAATACTGTTGTTTTTGGAGAACTGTATTGGGTTCCTGGGCAAATGATACAAGCTGAAGATCGAGCACATAGAATTGGGACAACACATgatacaataaatatacattatttagTTGCACAAAATACTATTGATGAAGTTGTTTGGAAGATTATTAACAGAAAATGGAATACTCTAACTACAGCATTAAATGGTGCTGAAGATTCATTAAATGTAAAAGAAGTTAGTAAGTTTGATAAATTTATGTTAGACTTAACAAATGATACTAATAAATCGTATCCAACATCTCTTGTTAATACACCTAAGATTAAACGGAGGTCATCTGAATATAAGACACTGATAAATAATGCTAGTACCAAAAAATATCCCGATATAAgggatttttttaaaaaggacaaaaaaaacacaagCGTCGAAAGACAAAAATCTATGGATATGCTATCTGAAAAATCAGTTGATTTATGGCAAGATGAGAAAGAAAATGATTGTTCATCATACGATTCACcgaataaatatttagaaaaatcAGGCACTACGTTATTCGAAAAAAAGAGGGCTAATTATTCCCCGCCGAAAAATTACGACTCTGATAATAGTACctcaaatattttaactaaaaaatacaaaacagaaatcatttaa
- a CDS encoding U3 small nucleolar RNA-associated protein 21, putative, with amino-acid sequence MVAGKGSPMPLKLNDIFAQETTQEASKNENHNANGSKKNTKNILNKYRITESNKNGIVNMRIKKGFYMNSKNNNIKTKEVNDPNEIEDGEFCNNNTKNIINKKIYKESNLLIANGTSGLIVHNGIICLSKKGTQLFIVSSLKRSYCIYDPHKLRKAYSSGYFSEDIKNLYIFNGYVYTLFNKKIYKINDTEEKKIFNMDCHKYNIIDLLIVSDYLLTYSKKEIIIWDDSKNDEHHFVTNSYSDEDSSYEEEEEIPEEKKEILGDEIEMPDTTSLDNDDLENKENSLEDKNYLYKIITLFDDESCTEINKIIHPDGYTNKILILTNENKLYLYNINKEKIIHEYNCINNLDLNEHKHIKIMSKGNKNDEICIVTTQNELYIIHIEKDEIIYSKNIYMNDDLISCINFYNYKEDGEMVSVILLGTEQGKILMINEKNIQYFTLRNAHDYVKTILVAPNGYIYSAGYDNKINLLNFNKNLFTLEIMKKRNSCVGIVNKIKYLDDENYKLLVSANLSNGLNEGNLFIISPNNPEQNREFSWSKKIKILNKNIIDFDINTNRHYDWNNILICLENSDRVFLGSSYKKVIENEFLSLPHEVIEKAQRDLNLGEKKQKMNNNIGTDESDNDNENLLLLDGKIHVKNVIEHVEEDYKIYDENNNDSDYFFNRKKKKYATSVLISTCGHIGIVGYNDGEIHSFNIQSTTYRSEYKLNKYSIKSKAHINGEVLKLYLYGINHFVSAVNSEEDTCLRVWNIYTGDLTYTYNIKNECKLEENNNPEENIKIQSFYHYNILTVVCLSNNNILILDIEQKCITRKLKFLSSVSNVTFSKDNRLILFALDNKVLLVYEIISNTFIDYLSFKNHIIYMIYNDINLYTAHHNSPNFIYSFTNKNLFNNNNYVVNDYKLFNAMPFEQLSDSENEKNSEYPYRTWNLDELTMNTENAENNTTHLNYSENDSHLKSKNKYNYIDVVQPYVSSENQINKNLLTMSGFTISKIAYLIFLDKIKENCRVDENVKKNEDIPFFLSAKLDSNNNNINNIEYIDEKEDEFLKNITKENPINDQTEDKADEEITANDKESEQNENEIENKQIITKSTQKSKRIKNSIKDGIICSKLQELIGKTEKSYNETLKYLKSLSPSGVHFNILSLSTRQELENMMNFFVYHVKTNDNIDLIQSYILIFLKAHGKKLLKAKDKNLQNSTRVLLQEVQKNWSNINFLFENIIFFINFLTNIQME; translated from the exons atggtgGCAGGTAAGGGATCACCTATGCCCCTAAAACTTAACGATATATTTGCACAAGAAACAACTCAGGAAGcatcaaaaaatgaaaatcaTAATGCAAATGGAAGCAAGAAAAATActaaaaacatattaaataaatacagaATAACtgaatcaaataaaaatggaatagTTAATATGcgtataaaaaaaggattCTATATgaatagtaaaaataataatataaaaactaaAGAAGTTAATGATCCAAATGAAATAGAAGATGGGGaattttgtaataataatacaaaaaatattataaataaaaaaatatacaaagaAAGTAATTTACTAATAGCAAATGGAACTTCGGGATTAATTGTACACAATGGAATAATATGTCTATCCAAAAAAGGAACTCAGTTATTTATTGTATCAAGCCTTAAGAGATCATATTGTATTTATGATCCCCATAAATTACGAAAGGCATATTCTTCAGGCTATTTTTCagaagatataaaaaatttatatatttttaacgGCTATGTTTATActctttttaataaaaaaatttataaaataaatgatactgaagaaaaaaaaatttttaatatggattgtcataaatataatattattgatCTATTAATTGTCTCggattatttattaacatacagcaaaaaggaaataataatttgggACGACTCCAAAAATGATGAACACCATTTTGTGACAAATTCGTATAGTGACGAAGACTCCAGTtatgaagaagaagaagaaatacCAGAAGAAAAGAAGGAAATTTTAGGAGACGAAATAGAAATGCCTGATACAACATCATTGGATAATGATGATTtggaaaataaagaaaatagtttggaagataaaaattacctttataaaattataacacTTTTTGATGACGAATCGTGCactgaaataaataaaattattcatCCAGATGGAtacacaaataaaattttaatattaacaaatgaaaataaactatatttatataatattaataaagaaaagatAATACATGAATAcaattgtataaataatttagattTAAATGAACATAAGCATATTAAGATAATGTCcaaaggaaataaaaatgatgaaatatGCATAGTAACAACCcaaaatgaattatatataatacatattgaaaaagatgaaataatatattcaaaaaatatatatatgaatgaTGATTTAATAAGctgtattaatttttacaattataaAGAAGATGGAGAAATGGTATctgttattttattaggTACTGAACAAGGGAAAATTCTTAtgataaatgaaaaaaatatacaatattttacattaaGAAATGCTCATGATTATGTAAAAACGATTTTAGTTGCTCCAAATGGATACATATATAGTGCTGgatatgataataaaattaatttattaaattttaataaaaatctATTTACTCTagaaattatgaaaaaacgAAATAGCTGTGTTGGAATTGTAAACAAAATCAAATATTTAgatgatgaaaattataaattattagtaTCAGCAAATTTATCAAATGGACTAAATGAAGGTAACTTATTTATAATCAGTCCAAATAATCCTGAACAAAATCGAGAATTCTCGTggagtaaaaaaataaaaattttaaataaaaatataatagatTTTGATATTAATACTAATAGACATTATGATTGGaataacattttaatatgcTTGGAAAATTCTGATCGTGTTTTTCTTGGGTCTTCTTACAAAAAGGTGatagaaaatgaatttttatcCTTACCACACGAGGTTATAGAGAAGGCACAAAGAGATCTAAATTTgggtgaaaaaaaacaaaaaatgaataacaACATTGGAACCGATGAATCAGATAATGATAACGAAAACTTACTTTTGCTTGACGGGAAAATTCATGTGAAGAATGTCATCGAACATGTAGAAGAggattataaaatatatgatgaaaataataatgattctgattatttttttaatagaaaaaaaaaaaaatatgcaactAGTGTATTAATATCTACTTGTGGGCATATAGGTATTGTTGGTTATAATGATGGAGAAATACATTCATTTAATATCCAATCAACTACATATCGAAgtgaatataaattaaataaatattcaatTAAATCCAAGGCACATATAAATGGAGAAGTATTAaaactatatttatatggtATTAATCATTTTGTTTCTGCTGTAAATTCTGAAGAAGATACATGCTTGAGGGTatggaatatatatactggTGATTTAacttatacatataatataaaaaatgaatgcAAACTAGAAGAAAACAACAACcctgaagaaaatataaaaattcaatcattttatcattataatattcttaCAGTTGTTTGTTtgtcaaataataatatacttattttaGATATTGAACAAAAATGCATAACtagaaaattaaaatttttatcttcaGTTTCAAACGTAACATTTAGCAAAGATAATagattaattttatttgcattAGATAATAAAGTGCTATTAGTATATGAAATTATATCAAACACTTTTATTgattatttatcatttaaaaatcatattatatatatgatatataacgatataaatttatatacagCTCATCATAATAGtccaaattttatttattcatttacaaacaaaaatttgtttaataataataattatgttgttaatgattataaattatttaatgcaATGCCCTTTGAGCAACTTTCAGATTCAGAAAATGAGAAAAATAGTGAATATCCTTATCGAACCTGGAATTTAGATGAACTAACTATGAATACTGAAAATGCTGAAAATAATACTACACATTTGAATTATTCTGAAAATGATTCCCATTtgaaatcaaaaaataaatataattatatagatGTAGTACAACCATATGTATCTAGCGAAaatcaaattaataaaaatttattaacaatGTCAGGATTTACTATATCAAAAATAgcttatttaatatttttagacaagataaaagaaaattgtAGGGTTGACGAAAatgtcaaaaaaaatgaagatattcctttttttcttagTGCCAAATTAGATAgcaacaataataatataaacaatatagaatatattgatgaaaaagaagatgaatttttaaaaaatattacaaaagAAAATCCTATTAATGATCAAACGGAAGATAAAGCAGATGAAGAAATAACTGCTAATGATAAAGAGTcagaacaaaatgaaaatgaaatagaaaataaacaaattattacaaaatcTACTCAAAAATCTAAAcgcataaaaaatagcatCAAAGATGGCATCATTTGCTCAAAGTTGCAAGAATTGATTGGAAAAACTGAGAAATCTTATAATG AAACCTTGAAATATTTGAAGAGTTTATCACCATCAGGAGTTCATTTTAATATCTTATCTTTAAGTACACGACAAGAg CTTGAAAATATGATGAATTTCTTTGTTTATCATGTAAAGACAAATGATAACATAGACTTAATccaatcatatatattaatatttttaaaa GCACAtggtaaaaaattattgaaaGCAAAGGACAAGAACTTACAGAATTCCACAAGAGTATTACTTCAAGAagttcaaaaaaattggtCAAACattaactttttatttgaaaatattattttttttataaattttttaacaaatatTCAAATGGAATAA
- a CDS encoding T-complex protein 1 subunit delta, putative, with the protein MAEVAKGKTTENLNRNEKQNDVRQMNILAAKAVADVTRTSLGPKGMDKMIEDGKGGVIITNDGATILKEMAVAHPTAKMIVELSKAQDVEAGDGTTSVVVMCGSLLSVCKNLLDKNIHCQKISESFFEASVKSLEILREMSIPIDLNDKNMLIQNAITSLNSKVVSHNSSLLAPIAVDVILKITDINNDKNVDLNNIRIVKKLGGTIEDTEIVDGLIFTSNKICKKAYGIKNLSQAKIGLIQFCLSLPKTDMDNTVVVKDYNSMDRLLREERMIIAKMVKKIASTGCNLLLIQKSILRDAVNDLALDFLAKAKIMVIKDIEREDIEFISKTCNCVPVASLDYFTPDKLGYAENVVTESVGYGEIVKITGVESKNTISVLVRASNNMMLDEAERSLHDALCVVRSLVKERAILPGGAAPEMELSQKLYQWANTLKGSKQICVKAFSDALELIPYTLAENAGLSPLHIVTELRNKHAEGHKYYGINIRTGTISNMIDENVIQPLLVTSTAIKLATETVMMILKIDDTVVCR; encoded by the exons ATGGCTGAAGTAGCAA aGGGTAAAACCACAGAAAACTTAAACagaaatgaaaaacaaaacgATGTAAGgcaaatgaatattttggCAGCTAAAGCTGTAGCTGATGTAACACGAACAAGCTTAGGACCCAAAGGAATGGATAAAAtg attGAAGATGGAAAGGGAGGTGTTATAATCACAAATGATGGAGCAACCATTTTGAAAGAAATGGCAGTTGCTCACCCAACAGCAAAAATGATAGTTGAACTAAGTAAAGCACAAGATGTAGAAGCAGGAGATGGTACTACTTCTGTTGTTGTTATGTGTGGGTCACTTTTGAGTGTATGCAAAAATTTAttggataaaaatattcattgtCAAAAAATATCAGAAAGTTTTTTTGAAGCATCAGTAAAAAGTTTAGAAATATTAAGAGAAATGTCTATTCCAATtgatttaaatgataaaaatatgctaaTACAAAATGCTATAACATCATTAAATTCGAAAGTCGTTTCACATAACTCCTCATTATTAGCCCCAATAGCTGTAGatgttatattaaaaattactgatataaataatgataaaaatgtcgatttgaataatataagaattgtaaaaaaattaggtGGAACTATTGAAGATACTGAAATAGTAGATGGACTAATATTTAcaagtaataaaatatgcaaaaaagcatatggaataaaaaatttatctcAAGCTAAAATAGGTTTAATTCAATTTTGCCTATCTTTACCCAAAACAGATATGGATAATACTGTTGTAGTAAAAGACTATAATAGTATGGATAGATTATTAAGAGAAGAAAGAATGATAATAGCTAAAatggtaaaaaaaatagctagtACTGGCtgtaatttattattaatacaaaaaagtatattacGAGATGCAGTCAATGATTTAGCATTAGATTTTTTAGCTAAAGCAAAAATTATGGTTATTAAAGATATCGAAAGAGAAGACATTGaatttatatcaaaaaCATGTAATTGTGTTCCTGTAGCTAGTTTGGATTATTTTACTCCAGATAAATTAGGTTATGCAGAAAATGTTGTAACCGAATCAGTAGGCTATGGTGAAATTGTTAAAATTACAGGTGTAGaatcaaaaaatactaTATCAGTTTTAGTAAGAGCATCTAACAATATGATGTTAGATGAAGCAGAAAGGTCATTACATGATGCATTGTGTGTCGTTAGAAGTTTAGTTAAAGAAAGAGCTATATTACCTGGTGGAGCTGCACCAGAAATGGAATTATctcaaaaattatatcaatGGGCAAATACATTAAAAGGATCAAAACAGATATGTGTTAAAGCATTTTCAGATGCTTTAGAATTAATACCTTATACCTTAGCTGAAAATGCAGGATTGTCACCATTACACATTGTAACAGAATTAAGAAATAAACATGCAGAAGGccataaatattatggaATTAATATAAGGACTGGTACTATATCAAATATGATTGATGAAAATGTTATACAACCATTATTAGTAACATCAACAGCAATTAAATTAGCAACAGAAACTGTTATGATGATTTTAAAGATCGACGATACAGTTGTATgcagataa